A region of Solibacillus isronensis DNA encodes the following proteins:
- a CDS encoding nucleoside-diphosphate sugar epimerase produces the protein MLRLSWLISMGISLFGVLIIQNFFTVKPDDVANGGNLGALGLALVAPFIILSLFITFRFFTESARNAKDQLMRIIYLIFGVALLVAFIYYSIDFSNNVYASLGGDTKTPGSTIYRFPLLNEYTNHVFLNFYTFGIVHTLSAIVGAVTGMVKPAKQSPQ, from the coding sequence ATGTTGCGTCTTAGTTGGCTCATAAGTATGGGCATCAGTTTATTTGGAGTCTTAATCATTCAGAACTTTTTTACGGTAAAACCGGACGATGTTGCAAATGGAGGAAATCTTGGCGCACTAGGTTTAGCACTAGTTGCACCATTCATTATACTTAGTTTATTTATAACGTTTCGCTTCTTTACGGAAAGTGCTAGAAATGCAAAAGATCAACTTATGCGTATAATTTATTTAATATTTGGAGTTGCACTGTTAGTGGCGTTCATCTATTATTCCATTGATTTTTCAAACAATGTGTATGCATCCCTCGGTGGTGATACGAAGACACCCGGTTCCACAATCTATCGTTTCCCCCTATTAAACGAGTATACGAATCACGTTTTTCTTAACTTTTATACGTTTGGAATTGTCCATACATTAAGTGCTATAGTCGGTGCTGTTACAGGAATGGTCAAGCCTGCCAAACAATCTCCGCAATAA
- a CDS encoding IS3 family transposase (programmed frameshift) — translation MTKIYFTEKQQAQLKCNPNVQAVSDKAITYTDEFKRHFIAENEKGKLPRAIFEEAGLDVELIGLERVRSSAKRWQAAYRKAGINGLQDTRKTNSGRQLERELSLEEKYARLEAKTRLLEAENELLKKPGSTRKADVEEEITIEAKIKFELIQGAIEKYKLKRMVSYLCEMMGVSRSGYYNYFDEQSAQNRATQDAADEVVKEIILKAYHFRGRKKGARQIKMTLQNQYSITYNLKRIRRIMKKYDIVCPIRKANPYRRMVKATKEHRTCPNDLKRNFKQGVVGKVLLTDITYLTYRNGKRAYLSTIKDAETNEILAYEVSNSLSLDIALDTLKKLKKHKHLVKDAFIHSDQGFHYTSPIYQALVKRLGLGQSMSRRGNCWDNAPQESFFGHFKDEANLKECETLEEVKREIKSYMTYYNYYRGQWNLKKLPPVKYRQQLQQVA, via the exons ATGACAAAAATCTACTTCACAGAGAAACAACAAGCACAATTAAAATGTAATCCGAATGTACAGGCCGTCAGTGACAAGGCCATTACCTATACAGATGAATTTAAGCGTCATTTTATTGCAGAAAATGAAAAGGGGAAATTACCAAGAGCCATTTTTGAAGAAGCGGGATTGGACGTTGAATTAATCGGTTTGGAGCGTGTTCGTTCTTCCGCAAAACGCTGGCAAGCAGCTTACCGAAAAGCCGGAATAAATGGTTTACAGGATACACGTAAAACGAATTCGGGACGCCAACTTGAACGTGAATTAAGCCTTGAAGAAAAATATGCACGTTTAGAAGCGAAAACGCGATTACTTGAGGCAGAGAATGAACTACTAAAAAAGC CTGGATCTACTCGAAAGGCAGATGTTGAAGAAGAAATCACAATTGAAGCGAAAATAAAATTTGAATTAATTCAAGGAGCCATCGAAAAGTATAAATTGAAGCGCATGGTGAGCTACTTATGTGAAATGATGGGTGTTTCCCGTTCGGGTTATTACAATTATTTTGATGAACAATCCGCCCAAAACCGGGCAACCCAAGATGCGGCAGATGAAGTAGTGAAAGAAATCATTTTAAAGGCCTATCATTTCCGAGGACGCAAAAAGGGAGCGCGCCAAATCAAAATGACACTTCAAAATCAATATAGTATCACCTACAACCTAAAACGAATTCGTCGCATTATGAAAAAGTATGATATTGTTTGTCCCATTCGAAAAGCGAATCCTTATCGACGTATGGTAAAAGCAACGAAAGAACACCGTACATGCCCAAACGACTTAAAACGGAATTTCAAACAAGGTGTAGTAGGAAAAGTGTTATTAACAGATATCACGTATTTGACGTATCGAAACGGAAAACGCGCTTATTTATCCACGATTAAAGACGCTGAAACGAACGAAATTTTAGCGTATGAAGTATCAAATTCCTTATCGTTGGATATCGCCCTCGATACATTAAAGAAATTGAAAAAACACAAGCATTTAGTGAAAGATGCCTTTATCCATTCGGATCAGGGCTTTCATTATACAAGCCCGATCTATCAAGCATTGGTGAAGCGATTGGGCTTAGGTCAGTCCATGTCACGGCGTGGGAACTGTTGGGATAATGCGCCCCAGGAATCATTCTTCGGGCATTTTAAAGATGAAGCCAATCTAAAAGAGTGTGAGACGTTAGAAGAAGTAAAACGAGAGATAAAGAGTTATATGACGTATTACAATTATTATCGAGGCCAGTGGAATTTAAAAAAACTGCCGCCTGTAAAATACAGACAGCAGCTTCAACAAGTTGCCTAG